In the Paraflavitalea devenefica genome, one interval contains:
- a CDS encoding sugar transferase, whose translation MYLYRHYGKRFIDLVVSCIAFGLLLPVIVLITVLLCLVNRGDPFFFQHRPGRNGRIFRLLKFRTMNNRKDAAGNLLPDEARLTGFGKFIRKTSLDELLQLINVIKGEMSLIGPRPLLIEYLPLYSARQNRRHEIRPGITGWAQVNGRNAISWEQKFELDIWYVDHLSWQLDNKILWLTIKKVFKTEGISQQGHATMPWFKGADNS comes from the coding sequence ATGTACCTGTATCGCCACTATGGCAAGCGGTTCATTGACCTCGTCGTTAGCTGCATTGCTTTCGGGCTGCTGCTGCCGGTTATTGTGCTCATCACCGTGCTGCTTTGCCTGGTGAACAGGGGAGATCCTTTCTTCTTTCAGCACAGGCCCGGCAGGAATGGGCGGATATTCCGGCTGTTGAAATTCAGGACCATGAACAACAGGAAAGATGCAGCAGGCAACCTCCTGCCCGATGAAGCACGCCTTACCGGTTTTGGAAAGTTCATTCGTAAAACCTCCCTGGATGAGTTGCTGCAACTCATCAATGTGATCAAAGGCGAAATGAGCCTGATCGGTCCGCGGCCTTTATTGATAGAGTACCTGCCTTTGTATTCGGCCAGGCAAAACAGGCGGCATGAAATACGGCCGGGCATCACCGGCTGGGCGCAGGTCAACGGGCGCAATGCCATCAGTTGGGAACAGAAGTTTGAACTGGATATATGGTATGTTGATCACCTAAGCTGGCAATTGGATAATAAGATACTATGGCTTACCATAAAAAAAGTATTTAAAACAGAAGGCATCAGCCAGCAGGGACATGCTACGATGCCCTGGTTTAAAGGCGCAGACAATTCATGA
- a CDS encoding T9SS type B sorting domain-containing protein encodes MKACLLFLIMKMCVIQAAYAQQEINNWFFGYNGGLNFSSGAPVATPGSLRSWEGCSSISDRNGNLLFYTDGIAVWDKLHQVMPNGANLSGDTLCTQSALITGYPGNDSLFYIFTVAKETEPKGLQYTLVNRKLNGGLGDVVVAQKNIPLLTPVCEKVTAVKHGNANDIWVITHKFGTNEFYVYEINCAGLNTTPRIMAVGNMADRITNSIGYLKASPDGTTLAMAGFTSVVEVFDFDILTGAITNPRIIVANPNNITGPYGIEFSGNSKLLYVSESYNNNASGAFFIFQYKIDTPDIVDSRTAVDSGYANAAGALQLGPDGKIYIAYDQQPFLGAITNPDIEGLGCGHVRQYVGLSPGTISGVGLPTSVAGYKRTLLSEDTTLCEGGRVVARVRLPGTTFLWQDGSTRDSLVITAPGTYWVEINHNNCIYRDTLQVIWGPKPVINLGKDTALCANNYPLWLQQTIPGATYLWQDSSVNNNYLVTGQGTYWLEAALNDCLARDSIRVTTRPVTTFNLGNDTSICEQQQLPLGIAGGFAAYTWSNGSQSDNIIVTDSGLYWCEGVNPAGCPWRDSIRVAIRPLPVFSLGNDSILCEGNTLLLDVSNAGDQYLWQNGSTQPRYRINNSGMYHVTVSKAGCSRSDTISISYKITPRPDLGPDKEMCPGQVLVLDPGISGIPYTWQNGSTQPSFTVTEPGVYSVSITSECGIIRDEVVIRKGSCRLAIPNAFTPDKTSNNTFRVLNAAGLKTFSLQVFNRWGQLLFQTTDPSKGWNGYLGSAQQPAGTYIYMVSYLDEASGKKILHKGLFILIR; translated from the coding sequence ATGAAAGCGTGCCTGCTTTTTTTGATCATGAAGATGTGTGTCATTCAGGCGGCCTATGCACAGCAGGAAATTAACAACTGGTTTTTTGGATACAATGGCGGATTGAACTTTAGCAGCGGCGCTCCGGTAGCAACACCCGGTAGCTTACGGAGCTGGGAAGGATGCTCGTCAATTAGTGACAGGAATGGCAACCTGCTGTTCTATACAGATGGTATTGCCGTATGGGATAAGCTGCACCAGGTAATGCCCAATGGTGCTAACCTCTCAGGAGATACCCTTTGCACACAATCGGCGCTCATTACCGGTTATCCGGGCAATGATTCCCTCTTCTATATCTTTACGGTAGCGAAAGAGACCGAACCGAAAGGACTTCAGTACACGCTTGTTAACAGGAAGCTCAACGGTGGGCTGGGCGATGTGGTGGTAGCACAAAAGAATATACCGCTGCTCACCCCGGTATGTGAAAAAGTCACTGCCGTAAAGCACGGCAACGCCAATGATATATGGGTCATCACACATAAGTTCGGCACCAATGAGTTTTATGTATATGAAATCAATTGTGCGGGCCTCAATACCACACCCCGCATCATGGCTGTTGGTAATATGGCCGATAGGATAACCAACTCCATCGGTTACCTCAAAGCATCGCCCGATGGTACTACACTGGCCATGGCCGGCTTTACTTCTGTAGTAGAAGTATTCGACTTTGATATATTAACGGGCGCCATTACCAACCCGCGTATCATTGTGGCCAATCCCAACAACATCACCGGTCCTTATGGTATTGAATTTTCCGGCAACTCAAAACTCTTGTACGTAAGTGAATCCTACAACAACAATGCTTCCGGCGCCTTCTTTATTTTCCAGTATAAAATTGATACGCCGGACATCGTTGATTCCCGGACAGCCGTTGATTCGGGATATGCCAATGCTGCCGGAGCGCTGCAACTGGGCCCCGATGGCAAGATCTACATTGCTTATGACCAGCAGCCTTTCCTGGGCGCTATTACCAATCCTGATATAGAGGGCCTGGGATGTGGCCATGTCAGGCAATATGTGGGCCTGTCGCCCGGAACGATCAGCGGTGTTGGATTACCCACTTCAGTAGCAGGATACAAACGGACTTTATTAAGTGAGGATACGACGCTTTGTGAAGGGGGAAGGGTGGTTGCCAGGGTGCGTTTACCTGGCACCACCTTTCTATGGCAGGATGGATCAACCAGGGATTCCCTGGTCATCACAGCGCCTGGTACCTATTGGGTGGAAATTAACCACAACAACTGCATTTACCGGGATACCCTGCAGGTCATCTGGGGTCCAAAACCAGTGATCAACCTGGGGAAAGACACTGCCCTCTGCGCCAATAATTATCCCTTGTGGCTGCAGCAAACCATTCCCGGTGCCACCTACCTGTGGCAGGATAGTTCCGTCAATAACAATTACCTCGTCACCGGCCAGGGCACTTACTGGCTGGAAGCCGCACTCAATGACTGTTTGGCCAGGGATTCGATACGGGTAACCACCAGGCCCGTTACCACTTTCAATTTGGGCAACGATACATCAATATGTGAGCAGCAGCAGTTACCGCTTGGCATTGCCGGCGGCTTTGCGGCTTATACCTGGAGTAATGGCAGCCAGTCGGATAACATCATCGTTACAGATAGCGGCTTGTATTGGTGTGAAGGGGTTAACCCGGCAGGATGTCCCTGGCGCGATAGCATCCGGGTGGCCATACGGCCACTGCCTGTATTTTCTTTGGGCAACGATTCCATACTATGCGAGGGAAATACCTTGCTATTGGATGTCAGTAATGCAGGCGACCAATACCTGTGGCAGAATGGTTCCACACAACCCCGGTACCGCATAAATAACAGTGGTATGTATCATGTAACAGTGAGCAAGGCTGGCTGCAGCCGGTCCGACACCATTTCAATAAGCTATAAAATAACGCCAAGACCCGACCTGGGGCCTGATAAAGAAATGTGCCCGGGGCAGGTATTGGTGCTTGATCCCGGCATTAGCGGCATTCCCTATACCTGGCAAAACGGAAGTACCCAACCTTCTTTTACAGTAACAGAACCTGGTGTTTATTCGGTATCAATAACCAGTGAATGCGGCATTATACGTGATGAAGTCGTCATCAGGAAAGGTTCCTGTCGCCTCGCTATTCCCAATGCATTCACACCGGACAAAACCAGCAACAATACCTTCCGCGTACTCAATGCTGCAGGGCTCAAAACCTTCAGCCTGCAGGTATTCAACCGGTGGGGACAATTACTATTTCAAACCACCGATCCATCCAAAGGATGGAATGGTTACCTGGGCAGTGCACAGCAACCTGCCGGTACCTATATATATATGGTATCCTACCTCGATGAAGCGTCAGGCAAAAAAATATTGCATAAAGGACTCTTTATACTTATTCGCTGA
- a CDS encoding ATP-grasp domain-containing protein — protein MNILITSAGQRVSLVRAFKKELTKAYPGCQVFTTDMCPELSAACNVSDGYFRVRKVTDPAYIDELLELCRNNNIKMVVPTIDTELMVLAFQKEIFSREGIHIIISSPSFIEQCRDKRKTHVFFQQRGIDIPAAIDKQHPRFPLFIKPYNGSLSVDTYVVHREADLSEYHLTSERFLFMEYLSREYHDEYTVDMYYDRTGHVKCIVPRKRMLVRAGEINKGITSKNGLLTYLKEKLAWIEGAAGCLTAQFFLHRLSARIIAIEINARFGGGFPLSYQAGANYPGWLIEEYFKGGAIAYTEDWEDQLLMLRYDDEVIIHGYTN, from the coding sequence ATGAACATTCTTATCACATCTGCCGGACAAAGGGTTTCCCTCGTAAGGGCCTTTAAAAAGGAATTAACAAAAGCCTACCCCGGGTGCCAGGTATTTACTACCGATATGTGTCCTGAATTAAGTGCTGCCTGCAATGTATCTGACGGATATTTTCGTGTACGTAAAGTTACCGACCCGGCGTATATAGACGAACTACTGGAGCTTTGCCGCAACAACAACATTAAAATGGTGGTGCCCACCATTGATACAGAGCTGATGGTGCTGGCATTTCAGAAAGAAATATTCAGCAGGGAAGGCATTCATATCATTATATCTTCCCCTTCCTTTATAGAGCAATGCAGGGACAAGCGGAAGACCCATGTATTCTTTCAGCAAAGAGGTATTGACATACCCGCGGCTATTGATAAACAACATCCCCGGTTCCCCTTGTTTATTAAACCTTACAACGGAAGCCTCAGCGTAGACACCTATGTTGTTCACCGGGAAGCTGATCTGTCTGAATACCACCTGACCAGTGAGCGTTTTCTTTTTATGGAATACCTGTCCAGGGAGTACCATGATGAGTATACCGTGGATATGTATTACGACAGAACAGGTCATGTTAAATGCATCGTACCACGCAAACGCATGCTGGTAAGGGCCGGTGAGATCAATAAAGGCATCACCAGCAAGAACGGTTTGCTTACTTACCTCAAAGAAAAGCTGGCCTGGATTGAAGGCGCTGCCGGCTGTCTCACAGCGCAGTTCTTCCTGCACAGATTGTCAGCCAGGATCATTGCCATCGAGATCAATGCACGGTTTGGCGGCGGTTTCCCCCTCAGCTACCAGGCAGGGGCCAATTACCCCGGCTGGCTCATCGAAGAATACTTTAAGGGTGGAGCAATTGCTTATACAGAAGATTGGGAAGACCAGTTATTAATGCTTCGTTATGATGATGAAGTGATCATACATGGATATACCAATTAA
- a CDS encoding glycosyltransferase family 4 protein — translation MKPKLIRITTVPVSLKVLLRQQLQFMSDHFEILAVSSPGKELEEAGGNEGVRTVPVAMTRSITPLKDLKALWRLYRLFKKEKPDIVHTHTPKAGLLGMIAARIAGVPIRLHTVAGLPLMEQKGFRRKILQYTERVTYLCATKVYPNSRNLAGFLLQHRFCKAGKIQVIGNGSSNGIDTDFFRLTEELGVTASQLRKELSLGTGDFVFVFIGRLVRDKGIEELVDAFMALKKKYTGIKLLLVGPFEPDLDPLPQHTAATIASDKDIIHAGFQQDIRPWLAISHLLVFPSYREGFPNVPMQAGCFHLPAIVTDINGCNEIIEQERNGWVIPVKNREALRDAMEILMVNQVLYAQLKRQARQMIVERYEQKHFWSLLLHEYTDQLSKHVPVSPLWQAVH, via the coding sequence ATGAAGCCAAAACTCATCCGCATCACTACAGTACCTGTTTCATTGAAAGTATTGTTGCGGCAGCAGCTCCAATTCATGTCGGACCATTTTGAAATACTGGCCGTTTCATCGCCCGGTAAGGAGCTGGAAGAAGCAGGCGGGAATGAAGGCGTAAGAACTGTGCCTGTTGCTATGACGCGGTCCATTACACCACTGAAAGACCTGAAGGCTTTATGGCGCTTATACCGGTTATTCAAAAAAGAAAAGCCAGACATAGTACACACCCATACGCCCAAAGCCGGGCTGCTGGGAATGATAGCGGCGCGCATAGCCGGCGTACCCATACGGCTGCACACGGTGGCAGGACTTCCGCTCATGGAACAAAAAGGCTTCAGAAGAAAAATACTGCAATATACCGAACGTGTAACCTATCTATGCGCTACCAAAGTATATCCCAACTCCCGTAACCTGGCCGGCTTCCTGCTGCAGCACAGGTTCTGTAAGGCTGGTAAAATACAGGTAATAGGCAATGGCAGCAGCAATGGCATTGATACGGATTTCTTCCGGTTGACCGAAGAACTGGGAGTAACGGCCAGTCAATTACGAAAAGAGCTGTCATTGGGTACCGGCGATTTTGTGTTTGTTTTTATTGGCAGGCTCGTCAGGGATAAAGGCATTGAAGAGCTGGTAGATGCTTTTATGGCATTGAAGAAAAAATATACGGGTATAAAACTTTTGCTGGTAGGCCCCTTTGAACCCGATCTTGATCCGCTGCCGCAGCATACTGCCGCCACCATTGCGTCTGATAAAGATATTATTCACGCCGGCTTCCAGCAGGATATACGTCCCTGGCTGGCGATAAGCCATCTATTGGTATTTCCTTCCTACCGGGAAGGTTTTCCCAACGTACCCATGCAGGCCGGTTGCTTTCACCTGCCGGCCATTGTTACCGATATCAACGGTTGTAATGAGATCATAGAACAGGAGCGCAATGGATGGGTGATCCCTGTAAAGAACAGGGAGGCGCTCCGGGATGCTATGGAAATATTGATGGTCAACCAGGTGCTGTATGCCCAATTGAAAAGGCAGGCCCGGCAAATGATTGTGGAGCGGTATGAACAAAAACATTTCTGGAGTCTCTTGTTGCATGAATACACCGATCAACTAAGCAAACATGTACCTGTATCGCCACTATGGCAAGCGGTTCATTGA
- a CDS encoding DegT/DnrJ/EryC1/StrS family aminotransferase yields the protein MEEKIWLSSPHMGGRESGYVKEAFDTNWIAPLGPHVNGFEQDLRAFLQEEVEVAALSSGTAALHLALVLLGVKAGDEVICQSMTFAASANPIVYQGAVPVFVDSEEATWNMSPELLELAIHDRIRLGKKPKAIIVVHLYGMPAQMDTILSIARQYEIPLIEDAAEALGSVYNGQQAGTFGDIGIFSFNGNKIITTSGGGALVSRNAEYVSKARFLATQALDTAPHYQHSQIGYNYRMSNVCAGIGRGQMEVLPQRILQRRNNFNFYKKAFGDIPGIRCMEEPGPAYYSNHWLTTVLIEGSQFTREQIRLALIRDNIDCRPLWKPMHLQPVFAGTPYYGNNTSDRLFEAGLCLPSGSNLTENDLNRVVGRVRAAAAIEANVLTDHH from the coding sequence ATGGAGGAAAAAATATGGTTGTCATCTCCCCACATGGGAGGCAGGGAATCAGGCTATGTGAAGGAGGCTTTTGATACCAACTGGATTGCGCCATTGGGACCGCATGTCAATGGATTTGAGCAGGACCTGAGGGCATTTTTACAGGAGGAAGTAGAAGTAGCAGCGTTAAGCTCAGGTACGGCAGCTTTACACCTGGCCCTGGTGCTGCTGGGCGTAAAAGCAGGAGATGAGGTCATTTGTCAGTCGATGACATTTGCAGCATCAGCCAATCCCATCGTATACCAGGGAGCTGTTCCGGTATTTGTGGACAGTGAAGAAGCTACCTGGAACATGTCGCCTGAATTGCTCGAACTGGCTATTCATGACCGTATACGGCTGGGTAAAAAGCCGAAAGCCATTATTGTAGTGCACCTGTATGGTATGCCGGCCCAAATGGACACTATCCTGTCTATTGCGCGGCAATATGAAATACCGTTGATAGAAGATGCTGCTGAAGCGCTGGGCTCTGTTTATAATGGCCAACAGGCAGGTACATTCGGGGATATAGGCATCTTTTCTTTTAATGGCAATAAGATCATTACCACTTCCGGTGGTGGTGCGCTGGTATCCCGCAATGCGGAATATGTCAGCAAGGCCAGGTTCCTGGCCACCCAGGCCCTTGATACAGCGCCGCATTATCAGCATTCACAAATAGGTTACAATTACCGTATGAGCAATGTGTGTGCGGGCATAGGCCGGGGCCAGATGGAAGTACTGCCGCAACGTATTCTCCAGCGCCGCAACAACTTTAACTTTTACAAAAAGGCCTTTGGTGACATACCCGGCATACGGTGTATGGAAGAACCAGGCCCGGCTTATTATTCCAATCATTGGTTAACTACAGTACTCATAGAAGGGAGCCAGTTTACGCGCGAGCAAATACGCCTGGCGCTTATTCGCGATAACATTGATTGCAGACCCCTCTGGAAACCCATGCACCTGCAACCGGTATTTGCCGGCACGCCTTATTATGGCAACAATACCAGCGACCGGCTTTTTGAAGCAGGGCTATGCTTACCCTCCGGTTCCAACCTTACAGAAAACGACCTGAACAGGGTAGTGGGGCGTGTACGCGCTGCCGCCGCTATCGAAGCAAACGTACTCACCGATCACCACTGA
- a CDS encoding HAD family hydrolase yields MDIPIKPGHFFIFDLDDTLFPEIDFLRSGFKAIAAKLVPVSGIGIYEEMMQRYHNGEHVFQWIIDQYHALLPDLTMDCLLQEYREHVPHITLSRDAAGLLQRLATLSIPAGLITDGRSITQRNKLKALQLENYFRDVIISEEFGSAKPDERNYRYFEDKYPGHEFYYFGDNTGKDFVAPARLGWVTVCLKDRGTNIHPQTFTASPCPAWVITSFDDVQLIQ; encoded by the coding sequence ATGGATATACCAATTAAGCCCGGCCACTTTTTCATCTTCGACCTGGATGATACATTATTCCCTGAGATAGACTTCCTCAGGTCAGGGTTTAAGGCCATTGCTGCAAAACTGGTTCCCGTGAGCGGGATAGGTATTTATGAAGAAATGATGCAGCGGTATCATAACGGAGAGCATGTATTTCAATGGATCATTGATCAATACCATGCATTACTGCCAGACCTTACGATGGATTGCTTATTACAGGAATACCGGGAACATGTACCGCATATCACCTTGAGCCGGGATGCTGCCGGCTTATTACAGCGTTTGGCGACGCTTTCTATTCCGGCCGGTCTCATCACCGACGGCAGAAGCATTACACAAAGGAACAAGCTGAAAGCATTGCAACTGGAAAACTACTTCCGAGATGTTATCATTTCCGAAGAATTTGGTTCAGCAAAACCCGATGAAAGGAATTACCGGTATTTCGAGGACAAATATCCTGGTCATGAATTCTATTACTTCGGTGATAATACCGGAAAGGATTTTGTTGCGCCGGCCCGGCTTGGCTGGGTCACTGTTTGTCTCAAAGACAGGGGCACGAATATTCATCCACAAACATTCACTGCATCCCCTTGTCCTGCCTGGGTGATCACTTCTTTCGATGACGTACAGCTTATACAGTAA
- a CDS encoding polysaccharide biosynthesis protein produces the protein MKKLFFTARSVPRWVVLMVDIVISGASFSLSYFIVKQFEFPIILRGHFFIYTGVYCIMTLLIFYGMRIHTGIIRYSNIHDMMRIFLAVLLVSLLYPVAIEFFVARRYNIRSLNIAGVLIVNFFIASSLLILLRTVVRGFYYYVKRISNTHRENVLVYGTDTEAILIKQAIESSPTNKFVIAGFIDTNPDRINSYIQQVKIFHIRALGLLKIKKNVDKLILMNNQLTSQDKKAVIERCLQVGIKVLTVPPADQWVYGRLSIRQIQELSIEDLLQREPIVINDQNISSDLCGKRILITGAAGSIGAEIVHQVLSYQPHTVILCDQAESDLHEMQLEVEGKYPDVNIKIFIASIRDRNRMEIPFREYHPDIVFHAAAYKHVPMMEKHPAEAILTNVMGTKIVADLAVFFNVHKFVMISTDKAVNPSNVMGTSKRIAEMYVQSLSNMVQNKSADDIVHIHNSWSRQFVFNAMHSQTKFITTRFGNVLGSNGSVIPRFHAQIEAGGPVTVTHPMITRFFMTIPEAVQLVLEAATMGKGSEIFVFDMGRPVKIVDLAKKMIRLAGLVPEEDIKIVYTGLRPGEKLYEELLNREEKTLPTHHDKIKIARVVPCCDEAVIEIEELISISRHGDDYALVKKMKELVPEFMSNNSEFEELDHIPLKRGYIRREAAY, from the coding sequence ATGAAAAAATTATTCTTTACTGCCAGATCAGTCCCCAGGTGGGTTGTATTGATGGTGGACATAGTCATCAGCGGCGCCTCTTTCTCACTGTCTTACTTTATTGTTAAGCAATTCGAATTCCCCATCATACTGCGCGGGCATTTCTTTATCTACACAGGCGTGTATTGCATCATGACCCTGTTGATCTTTTATGGTATGCGTATCCATACAGGCATCATCCGGTATTCCAACATCCATGATATGATGCGCATATTCCTGGCGGTGCTGCTGGTAAGCCTCCTGTACCCGGTAGCTATTGAGTTTTTTGTGGCCAGGCGGTACAACATACGTTCTTTGAACATAGCCGGCGTACTCATCGTCAACTTCTTCATCGCCTCTTCCCTGCTCATCCTGTTGCGTACGGTGGTGAGAGGTTTCTATTACTATGTGAAAAGAATATCCAATACGCACAGGGAAAATGTGCTGGTCTATGGAACGGATACAGAAGCTATCCTTATTAAGCAGGCCATAGAATCCAGTCCCACCAATAAATTTGTAATAGCAGGCTTTATCGATACCAATCCCGACCGTATTAACTCTTATATTCAGCAGGTAAAGATCTTCCATATCCGGGCACTGGGTCTCCTGAAAATCAAAAAGAACGTGGATAAGCTCATCCTGATGAACAATCAACTGACCAGCCAGGATAAAAAAGCCGTTATTGAAAGATGCCTGCAGGTGGGAATCAAAGTGCTCACCGTGCCGCCTGCCGATCAATGGGTGTATGGCAGGCTAAGCATACGGCAGATCCAGGAACTGAGCATTGAAGACCTGCTGCAACGTGAGCCCATTGTCATCAATGACCAGAACATAAGCAGTGACCTGTGTGGCAAACGTATCCTGATCACAGGAGCTGCCGGTTCTATCGGGGCCGAGATTGTGCACCAGGTATTGTCTTATCAGCCGCATACAGTCATCCTTTGTGACCAGGCCGAATCGGACCTGCATGAAATGCAACTGGAAGTGGAAGGGAAATATCCTGATGTCAACATCAAAATATTTATTGCCAGCATCAGGGACCGCAACCGCATGGAGATCCCTTTCCGGGAATACCATCCCGATATCGTATTCCATGCAGCGGCTTATAAACATGTGCCCATGATGGAAAAACATCCGGCAGAAGCTATCCTGACCAATGTGATGGGCACCAAGATCGTGGCCGACCTGGCCGTCTTCTTCAACGTGCATAAATTTGTGATGATCTCTACCGATAAGGCCGTGAACCCTTCCAACGTAATGGGCACCTCCAAACGTATTGCTGAAATGTATGTGCAATCGCTCAGCAACATGGTACAGAATAAATCGGCCGATGATATCGTTCACATTCATAACTCCTGGAGCCGGCAATTCGTTTTTAATGCCATGCACTCCCAAACAAAATTCATCACCACCCGCTTTGGTAATGTGCTCGGGTCGAACGGCTCTGTCATTCCCCGGTTCCATGCGCAGATTGAAGCAGGCGGACCGGTCACTGTTACCCACCCCATGATCACCCGCTTTTTCATGACCATTCCCGAAGCAGTACAATTGGTGCTGGAAGCGGCTACCATGGGCAAAGGGTCAGAGATCTTTGTATTTGACATGGGGCGGCCGGTTAAAATTGTTGACCTGGCAAAGAAAATGATCCGGCTGGCCGGTCTGGTGCCGGAGGAAGATATAAAGATCGTATATACAGGTTTGAGGCCCGGCGAAAAACTCTACGAAGAATTACTCAACAGGGAAGAAAAAACATTGCCTACCCATCACGATAAAATAAAAATTGCGCGGGTAGTACCCTGTTGTGATGAGGCGGTGATAGAAATAGAAGAACTTATCAGCATCAGCAGGCATGGAGATGATTATGCGCTCGTGAAAAAGATGAAAGAGCTGGTGCCGGAATTTATGAGCAACAACTCCGAATTTGAAGAACTGGACCATATACCATTAAAAAGAGGCTACATACGACGGGAAGCCGCTTATTAA